The Oryzias melastigma strain HK-1 linkage group LG3, ASM292280v2, whole genome shotgun sequence genome contains a region encoding:
- the rufy2 gene encoding RUN and FYVE domain-containing protein 2 isoform X6: protein MYSPQSLHRWGITHSESMERLAYSQALRDPMAMERTNLLNMAKLSIKGLIESALSFGRTLDSDYPPLQQFFVVMEHCLKHGLKVKKSFLGYNKSLWGPLELVEKLCPEAAEISASVRDLPGLKTPLGRARAWLRLALMQKRLADYLRLLITRKDLLSDFYETSALMLEEEGAVIVGLLVGLNVIDANLCVKGEDLDSQVGVIDFSMYLKNDIDDYRSEERNSQIASILDQKNYVEELNRQLNSTVHGLQGRVDNLEKSNSKLIEELAIAKNNIIKLQEENQQLRSENNLILLKAQQHLEVTQGDVSVERDTYKQSRQGLDEMYNEARRQLKEECQLRQDVENELVVQVSMKQEMELAMKLLEKDIHEKQDTLIGLRNQLDEVKAINVEMYQKMQSSNEEMKKKNDVISRLEEKTNQITATMKQLEQRLQEAERHRTSAEEGTRRFKLDFANKADSLQRQIEHKEKQLQQLETDLKIEREWRQTLQNDLHREKDTVAQLGTEALQINGLKKEFHRLQDENIQLKNICEDQEQALEELGSKLSESKLRIEDIKEANKALQGGQVWLKDKDATHCKMCEKEFSISRRKHHCRNCGEIFCNSCSDNELPLPASPKPVRVCDTCHALLLQRCSSNPT from the exons ATGTACTCCCCTCAGAGTCTTCATCGCTGGGGCATCACTCACAGTGAGAGTATGGAGCGGTTAGCCTACAGCCAAG CTTTGCGAGACCCCATGGCCATGGAGCGCACCAACCTGCTGAACATGGCCAAACTGAGCATCAAAGGGCTGATCGAGTCAGCGCTGAGCTTCGGACGAACTCTGGATTCGGACTACCCACCTCTCCAGCAGTTTTTTGTGGTCATGGAGCACTGTCTAAAACATGGCCTTAAAG TGAAGAAGTCGTTCCTGGGTTATAATAAGTCACTATGGGGGCCTTTGGAGCTGGTGGAGAAGCTTTGTCCTGAAGCAGCTGAGATCTCCGCTTCGGTTCGAGATCTACCAGGACTGAA GACTCCATTAGGCAGAGCCAGAGCATGGCTCCGCCTGGCTCTTATGCAGAAACGGCTGGCCGATTACCTGCGCTTGCTCATCACTCGCAAAGACCTGCTTAG TGATTTCTATGAGACTTCAGCCCTGATGCTCGAGGAAGAGGGAGCTGTGATTGTAGGCTTGTTGGTGGGCCTCAATGTGATTGATGCTAACCTGTGCGTCAAAGGAGAGGACCTGGACTCTCAG GTTGGGGTGATTGACTTCTCTATGTACCTGAAAAATGACATTGATGACTACAGAAGTGAGGAGAG GAACAGCCAAATAGCTTCCATTTTGGATCAGAAGAACTATGTGGAGGAATTAAACCGCCAGCTGAA TTCCACAGTTCATGGTCTTCAAGGCAGAGTGGATAATTTAGAGAAGTCCAACTCCAAACTCATTGAGGAG TTGGCCATAGCGAAGAACAACATCATCAAACTGCAGGAGGAGAACCAGCAACTGAGGAGTGAAAACAATCTGATTCTGCTCAAAGCACAACAACACTTAGAG GTAACACAAGGAGACGTGTCGGTGGAGAGGGACACGTACAAACAGTCCCGTCAGGGGTTGGACGAGATGTACAATGAGGCCAGGAGACAGCTGAAGGAGGAGTGTCAGCTCAGACAG GATGTGGAGAATGAATTGGTTGTCCAGGTGTCCATGAAACAGGAAATGGAGCTCGCCATGAAGCTTCTGGAGAAGGACATCCATGAAAAGCAG GACACACTGATCGGGCTGAGAAATCAGCTGGACGAAGTAAAAGCCATCAATGTAGAGATGTACCAGAAGATGCAG TCGTCCAATgaggagatgaagaagaagaatgacGTGATCAGTCGTCTGGAGGAGAAAACCAACCAGATCACTGCCACCATGAAGCAGCTGGAGCAGAG ATTACAGGAGGCAGAGAGGCACCGCACCTCAGCTGAGGAAGGAACCCGCCGCTTCAAGTTGGACTTTGCCAACAAGGCCGACAGCCTGCAGCGGCAGATTGAACACAAGGAGAAGCAGCT CCAGCAGCTGGAGACGGACCTGAAGATAGAAAGGGAGTGGAGACAGACGTTACAAAATGATCTGCACAGAGAGAAAGACACGGTGGCACAACTCGGCACTGAGGCGCTGCAGATCAACGGACTGAAAAAG GAGTTCCATCGTCTTCAGGACGAAAACATTCAGTTGAAGAACATCTGTGAGGACCAAGAACAAGCTTTGGAGGAACTCGGCTCTAAACTCAGCGA atcaAAACTGAGAATTGAAGACATCAAAGAAGCCAACAAAGCTCTGCAG GGTGGACAGGTTTGGTTGAAGGACAAAGACGCCACTCACTGCAAAATGTGTGAAAAGGAGTTCTCCATATCAAGACGAAAG CACCACTGCAGGAACTGTGGGGAGATTTTCTGTAACAGCTGCTCCGACAATGAGCTCCCCCTACCCGCATCCCCCAAACCCGTGAGAGTGTGTGACACCTGCCACGCTTTACTCCTCCAGCGATGCTCCTCCAATCCAACGTGA
- the rufy2 gene encoding RUN and FYVE domain-containing protein 2 isoform X5, translating to MYSPQSLHRWGITHSESMERLAYSQALRDPMAMERTNLLNMAKLSIKGLIESALSFGRTLDSDYPPLQQFFVVMEHCLKHGLKVKKSFLGYNKSLWGPLELVEKLCPEAAEISASVRDLPGLKTPLGRARAWLRLALMQKRLADYLRLLITRKDLLSDFYETSALMLEEEGAVIVGLLVGLNVIDANLCVKGEDLDSQVGVIDFSMYLKNDIDDYRSEERNSQIASILDQKNYVEELNRQLNSTVHGLQGRVDNLEKSNSKLIEELAIAKNNIIKLQEENQQLRSENNLILLKAQQHLEVTQGDVSVERDTYKQSRQGLDEMYNEARRQLKEECQLRQDVENELVVQVSMKQEMELAMKLLEKDIHEKQDTLIGLRNQLDEVKAINVEMYQKMQVQSSNEEMKKKNDVISRLEEKTNQITATMKQLEQRLQEAERHRTSAEEGTRRFKLDFANKADSLQRQIEHKEKQLQQLETDLKIEREWRQTLQNDLHREKDTVAQLGTEALQINGLKKEFHRLQDENIQLKNICEDQEQALEELGSKLSESKLRIEDIKEANKALQGGQVWLKDKDATHCKMCEKEFSISRRKHHCRNCGEIFCNSCSDNELPLPASPKPVRVCDTCHALLLQRCSSNPT from the exons ATGTACTCCCCTCAGAGTCTTCATCGCTGGGGCATCACTCACAGTGAGAGTATGGAGCGGTTAGCCTACAGCCAAG CTTTGCGAGACCCCATGGCCATGGAGCGCACCAACCTGCTGAACATGGCCAAACTGAGCATCAAAGGGCTGATCGAGTCAGCGCTGAGCTTCGGACGAACTCTGGATTCGGACTACCCACCTCTCCAGCAGTTTTTTGTGGTCATGGAGCACTGTCTAAAACATGGCCTTAAAG TGAAGAAGTCGTTCCTGGGTTATAATAAGTCACTATGGGGGCCTTTGGAGCTGGTGGAGAAGCTTTGTCCTGAAGCAGCTGAGATCTCCGCTTCGGTTCGAGATCTACCAGGACTGAA GACTCCATTAGGCAGAGCCAGAGCATGGCTCCGCCTGGCTCTTATGCAGAAACGGCTGGCCGATTACCTGCGCTTGCTCATCACTCGCAAAGACCTGCTTAG TGATTTCTATGAGACTTCAGCCCTGATGCTCGAGGAAGAGGGAGCTGTGATTGTAGGCTTGTTGGTGGGCCTCAATGTGATTGATGCTAACCTGTGCGTCAAAGGAGAGGACCTGGACTCTCAG GTTGGGGTGATTGACTTCTCTATGTACCTGAAAAATGACATTGATGACTACAGAAGTGAGGAGAG GAACAGCCAAATAGCTTCCATTTTGGATCAGAAGAACTATGTGGAGGAATTAAACCGCCAGCTGAA TTCCACAGTTCATGGTCTTCAAGGCAGAGTGGATAATTTAGAGAAGTCCAACTCCAAACTCATTGAGGAG TTGGCCATAGCGAAGAACAACATCATCAAACTGCAGGAGGAGAACCAGCAACTGAGGAGTGAAAACAATCTGATTCTGCTCAAAGCACAACAACACTTAGAG GTAACACAAGGAGACGTGTCGGTGGAGAGGGACACGTACAAACAGTCCCGTCAGGGGTTGGACGAGATGTACAATGAGGCCAGGAGACAGCTGAAGGAGGAGTGTCAGCTCAGACAG GATGTGGAGAATGAATTGGTTGTCCAGGTGTCCATGAAACAGGAAATGGAGCTCGCCATGAAGCTTCTGGAGAAGGACATCCATGAAAAGCAG GACACACTGATCGGGCTGAGAAATCAGCTGGACGAAGTAAAAGCCATCAATGTAGAGATGTACCAGAAGATGCAGGTACAG TCGTCCAATgaggagatgaagaagaagaatgacGTGATCAGTCGTCTGGAGGAGAAAACCAACCAGATCACTGCCACCATGAAGCAGCTGGAGCAGAG ATTACAGGAGGCAGAGAGGCACCGCACCTCAGCTGAGGAAGGAACCCGCCGCTTCAAGTTGGACTTTGCCAACAAGGCCGACAGCCTGCAGCGGCAGATTGAACACAAGGAGAAGCAGCT CCAGCAGCTGGAGACGGACCTGAAGATAGAAAGGGAGTGGAGACAGACGTTACAAAATGATCTGCACAGAGAGAAAGACACGGTGGCACAACTCGGCACTGAGGCGCTGCAGATCAACGGACTGAAAAAG GAGTTCCATCGTCTTCAGGACGAAAACATTCAGTTGAAGAACATCTGTGAGGACCAAGAACAAGCTTTGGAGGAACTCGGCTCTAAACTCAGCGA atcaAAACTGAGAATTGAAGACATCAAAGAAGCCAACAAAGCTCTGCAG GGTGGACAGGTTTGGTTGAAGGACAAAGACGCCACTCACTGCAAAATGTGTGAAAAGGAGTTCTCCATATCAAGACGAAAG CACCACTGCAGGAACTGTGGGGAGATTTTCTGTAACAGCTGCTCCGACAATGAGCTCCCCCTACCCGCATCCCCCAAACCCGTGAGAGTGTGTGACACCTGCCACGCTTTACTCCTCCAGCGATGCTCCTCCAATCCAACGTGA
- the rufy2 gene encoding RUN and FYVE domain-containing protein 2 isoform X2 codes for MASSAEHDLALSEADSSKEKTHVFGVLRLQEDKTAGGEKASSSTVRGGGGGGDGRWQAPIFALARKASETISGSIHVLPKVSEHRTSLPGDWTIQGGVRAAPALRDPMAMERTNLLNMAKLSIKGLIESALSFGRTLDSDYPPLQQFFVVMEHCLKHGLKVKKSFLGYNKSLWGPLELVEKLCPEAAEISASVRDLPGLKTPLGRARAWLRLALMQKRLADYLRLLITRKDLLSDFYETSALMLEEEGAVIVGLLVGLNVIDANLCVKGEDLDSQVGVIDFSMYLKNDIDDYRSEERNSQIASILDQKNYVEELNRQLNSTVHGLQGRVDNLEKSNSKLIEELAIAKNNIIKLQEENQQLRSENNLILLKAQQHLEVTQGDVSVERDTYKQSRQGLDEMYNEARRQLKEECQLRQDVENELVVQVSMKQEMELAMKLLEKDIHEKQDTLIGLRNQLDEVKAINVEMYQKMQSSNEEMKKKNDVISRLEEKTNQITATMKQLEQRLQEAERHRTSAEEGTRRFKLDFANKADSLQRQIEHKEKQLQQLETDLKIEREWRQTLQNDLHREKDTVAQLGTEALQINGLKKEFHRLQDENIQLKNICEDQEQALEELGSKLSESKLRIEDIKEANKALQGGQVWLKDKDATHCKMCEKEFSISRRKHHCRNCGEIFCNSCSDNELPLPASPKPVRVCDTCHALLLQRCSSNPT; via the exons ATGGCATCGAGCGCGGAGCATGACCTGGCTCTGTCTGAGGCGGACAGCAGCAAGGAGAAAACTCATGTTTTCGGGGTTTTGAGGCTGCAAGAAGACAAGACGGCTGGTGGGGAGAAGGCTAGCAGCAGCACGGTGAGGGGTGGAGGCGGTGGAGGAGACGGGCGATGGCAGGCTCCTATCTTCGCTTTGGCTAGGAAAGCGTCCGAGACTATTTCGGGAAGCATTCACGTCCTGCCCAAAGTGTCGGAACACAGAACGTCGCTGCCCGGGGACTGGACCATTCAAGGTGGAGTTAGAGCAGCACCTG CTTTGCGAGACCCCATGGCCATGGAGCGCACCAACCTGCTGAACATGGCCAAACTGAGCATCAAAGGGCTGATCGAGTCAGCGCTGAGCTTCGGACGAACTCTGGATTCGGACTACCCACCTCTCCAGCAGTTTTTTGTGGTCATGGAGCACTGTCTAAAACATGGCCTTAAAG TGAAGAAGTCGTTCCTGGGTTATAATAAGTCACTATGGGGGCCTTTGGAGCTGGTGGAGAAGCTTTGTCCTGAAGCAGCTGAGATCTCCGCTTCGGTTCGAGATCTACCAGGACTGAA GACTCCATTAGGCAGAGCCAGAGCATGGCTCCGCCTGGCTCTTATGCAGAAACGGCTGGCCGATTACCTGCGCTTGCTCATCACTCGCAAAGACCTGCTTAG TGATTTCTATGAGACTTCAGCCCTGATGCTCGAGGAAGAGGGAGCTGTGATTGTAGGCTTGTTGGTGGGCCTCAATGTGATTGATGCTAACCTGTGCGTCAAAGGAGAGGACCTGGACTCTCAG GTTGGGGTGATTGACTTCTCTATGTACCTGAAAAATGACATTGATGACTACAGAAGTGAGGAGAG GAACAGCCAAATAGCTTCCATTTTGGATCAGAAGAACTATGTGGAGGAATTAAACCGCCAGCTGAA TTCCACAGTTCATGGTCTTCAAGGCAGAGTGGATAATTTAGAGAAGTCCAACTCCAAACTCATTGAGGAG TTGGCCATAGCGAAGAACAACATCATCAAACTGCAGGAGGAGAACCAGCAACTGAGGAGTGAAAACAATCTGATTCTGCTCAAAGCACAACAACACTTAGAG GTAACACAAGGAGACGTGTCGGTGGAGAGGGACACGTACAAACAGTCCCGTCAGGGGTTGGACGAGATGTACAATGAGGCCAGGAGACAGCTGAAGGAGGAGTGTCAGCTCAGACAG GATGTGGAGAATGAATTGGTTGTCCAGGTGTCCATGAAACAGGAAATGGAGCTCGCCATGAAGCTTCTGGAGAAGGACATCCATGAAAAGCAG GACACACTGATCGGGCTGAGAAATCAGCTGGACGAAGTAAAAGCCATCAATGTAGAGATGTACCAGAAGATGCAG TCGTCCAATgaggagatgaagaagaagaatgacGTGATCAGTCGTCTGGAGGAGAAAACCAACCAGATCACTGCCACCATGAAGCAGCTGGAGCAGAG ATTACAGGAGGCAGAGAGGCACCGCACCTCAGCTGAGGAAGGAACCCGCCGCTTCAAGTTGGACTTTGCCAACAAGGCCGACAGCCTGCAGCGGCAGATTGAACACAAGGAGAAGCAGCT CCAGCAGCTGGAGACGGACCTGAAGATAGAAAGGGAGTGGAGACAGACGTTACAAAATGATCTGCACAGAGAGAAAGACACGGTGGCACAACTCGGCACTGAGGCGCTGCAGATCAACGGACTGAAAAAG GAGTTCCATCGTCTTCAGGACGAAAACATTCAGTTGAAGAACATCTGTGAGGACCAAGAACAAGCTTTGGAGGAACTCGGCTCTAAACTCAGCGA atcaAAACTGAGAATTGAAGACATCAAAGAAGCCAACAAAGCTCTGCAG GGTGGACAGGTTTGGTTGAAGGACAAAGACGCCACTCACTGCAAAATGTGTGAAAAGGAGTTCTCCATATCAAGACGAAAG CACCACTGCAGGAACTGTGGGGAGATTTTCTGTAACAGCTGCTCCGACAATGAGCTCCCCCTACCCGCATCCCCCAAACCCGTGAGAGTGTGTGACACCTGCCACGCTTTACTCCTCCAGCGATGCTCCTCCAATCCAACGTGA
- the rufy2 gene encoding RUN and FYVE domain-containing protein 2 isoform X1 — protein MASSAEHDLALSEADSSKEKTHVFGVLRLQEDKTAGGEKASSSTVRGGGGGGDGRWQAPIFALARKASETISGSIHVLPKVSEHRTSLPGDWTIQGGVRAAPALRDPMAMERTNLLNMAKLSIKGLIESALSFGRTLDSDYPPLQQFFVVMEHCLKHGLKVKKSFLGYNKSLWGPLELVEKLCPEAAEISASVRDLPGLKTPLGRARAWLRLALMQKRLADYLRLLITRKDLLSDFYETSALMLEEEGAVIVGLLVGLNVIDANLCVKGEDLDSQVGVIDFSMYLKNDIDDYRSEERNSQIASILDQKNYVEELNRQLNSTVHGLQGRVDNLEKSNSKLIEELAIAKNNIIKLQEENQQLRSENNLILLKAQQHLEVTQGDVSVERDTYKQSRQGLDEMYNEARRQLKEECQLRQDVENELVVQVSMKQEMELAMKLLEKDIHEKQDTLIGLRNQLDEVKAINVEMYQKMQVQSSNEEMKKKNDVISRLEEKTNQITATMKQLEQRLQEAERHRTSAEEGTRRFKLDFANKADSLQRQIEHKEKQLQQLETDLKIEREWRQTLQNDLHREKDTVAQLGTEALQINGLKKEFHRLQDENIQLKNICEDQEQALEELGSKLSESKLRIEDIKEANKALQGGQVWLKDKDATHCKMCEKEFSISRRKHHCRNCGEIFCNSCSDNELPLPASPKPVRVCDTCHALLLQRCSSNPT, from the exons ATGGCATCGAGCGCGGAGCATGACCTGGCTCTGTCTGAGGCGGACAGCAGCAAGGAGAAAACTCATGTTTTCGGGGTTTTGAGGCTGCAAGAAGACAAGACGGCTGGTGGGGAGAAGGCTAGCAGCAGCACGGTGAGGGGTGGAGGCGGTGGAGGAGACGGGCGATGGCAGGCTCCTATCTTCGCTTTGGCTAGGAAAGCGTCCGAGACTATTTCGGGAAGCATTCACGTCCTGCCCAAAGTGTCGGAACACAGAACGTCGCTGCCCGGGGACTGGACCATTCAAGGTGGAGTTAGAGCAGCACCTG CTTTGCGAGACCCCATGGCCATGGAGCGCACCAACCTGCTGAACATGGCCAAACTGAGCATCAAAGGGCTGATCGAGTCAGCGCTGAGCTTCGGACGAACTCTGGATTCGGACTACCCACCTCTCCAGCAGTTTTTTGTGGTCATGGAGCACTGTCTAAAACATGGCCTTAAAG TGAAGAAGTCGTTCCTGGGTTATAATAAGTCACTATGGGGGCCTTTGGAGCTGGTGGAGAAGCTTTGTCCTGAAGCAGCTGAGATCTCCGCTTCGGTTCGAGATCTACCAGGACTGAA GACTCCATTAGGCAGAGCCAGAGCATGGCTCCGCCTGGCTCTTATGCAGAAACGGCTGGCCGATTACCTGCGCTTGCTCATCACTCGCAAAGACCTGCTTAG TGATTTCTATGAGACTTCAGCCCTGATGCTCGAGGAAGAGGGAGCTGTGATTGTAGGCTTGTTGGTGGGCCTCAATGTGATTGATGCTAACCTGTGCGTCAAAGGAGAGGACCTGGACTCTCAG GTTGGGGTGATTGACTTCTCTATGTACCTGAAAAATGACATTGATGACTACAGAAGTGAGGAGAG GAACAGCCAAATAGCTTCCATTTTGGATCAGAAGAACTATGTGGAGGAATTAAACCGCCAGCTGAA TTCCACAGTTCATGGTCTTCAAGGCAGAGTGGATAATTTAGAGAAGTCCAACTCCAAACTCATTGAGGAG TTGGCCATAGCGAAGAACAACATCATCAAACTGCAGGAGGAGAACCAGCAACTGAGGAGTGAAAACAATCTGATTCTGCTCAAAGCACAACAACACTTAGAG GTAACACAAGGAGACGTGTCGGTGGAGAGGGACACGTACAAACAGTCCCGTCAGGGGTTGGACGAGATGTACAATGAGGCCAGGAGACAGCTGAAGGAGGAGTGTCAGCTCAGACAG GATGTGGAGAATGAATTGGTTGTCCAGGTGTCCATGAAACAGGAAATGGAGCTCGCCATGAAGCTTCTGGAGAAGGACATCCATGAAAAGCAG GACACACTGATCGGGCTGAGAAATCAGCTGGACGAAGTAAAAGCCATCAATGTAGAGATGTACCAGAAGATGCAGGTACAG TCGTCCAATgaggagatgaagaagaagaatgacGTGATCAGTCGTCTGGAGGAGAAAACCAACCAGATCACTGCCACCATGAAGCAGCTGGAGCAGAG ATTACAGGAGGCAGAGAGGCACCGCACCTCAGCTGAGGAAGGAACCCGCCGCTTCAAGTTGGACTTTGCCAACAAGGCCGACAGCCTGCAGCGGCAGATTGAACACAAGGAGAAGCAGCT CCAGCAGCTGGAGACGGACCTGAAGATAGAAAGGGAGTGGAGACAGACGTTACAAAATGATCTGCACAGAGAGAAAGACACGGTGGCACAACTCGGCACTGAGGCGCTGCAGATCAACGGACTGAAAAAG GAGTTCCATCGTCTTCAGGACGAAAACATTCAGTTGAAGAACATCTGTGAGGACCAAGAACAAGCTTTGGAGGAACTCGGCTCTAAACTCAGCGA atcaAAACTGAGAATTGAAGACATCAAAGAAGCCAACAAAGCTCTGCAG GGTGGACAGGTTTGGTTGAAGGACAAAGACGCCACTCACTGCAAAATGTGTGAAAAGGAGTTCTCCATATCAAGACGAAAG CACCACTGCAGGAACTGTGGGGAGATTTTCTGTAACAGCTGCTCCGACAATGAGCTCCCCCTACCCGCATCCCCCAAACCCGTGAGAGTGTGTGACACCTGCCACGCTTTACTCCTCCAGCGATGCTCCTCCAATCCAACGTGA
- the rufy2 gene encoding RUN and FYVE domain-containing protein 2 isoform X3 — MASSAEHDLALSEADSSKEKTHVFGVLRLQEDKTAGGEKASSSTVRGGGGGGDGRWQAPIFALARKASETISGSIHVLPKVSEHRTSLPGDWTIQALRDPMAMERTNLLNMAKLSIKGLIESALSFGRTLDSDYPPLQQFFVVMEHCLKHGLKVKKSFLGYNKSLWGPLELVEKLCPEAAEISASVRDLPGLKTPLGRARAWLRLALMQKRLADYLRLLITRKDLLSDFYETSALMLEEEGAVIVGLLVGLNVIDANLCVKGEDLDSQVGVIDFSMYLKNDIDDYRSEERNSQIASILDQKNYVEELNRQLNSTVHGLQGRVDNLEKSNSKLIEELAIAKNNIIKLQEENQQLRSENNLILLKAQQHLEVTQGDVSVERDTYKQSRQGLDEMYNEARRQLKEECQLRQDVENELVVQVSMKQEMELAMKLLEKDIHEKQDTLIGLRNQLDEVKAINVEMYQKMQVQSSNEEMKKKNDVISRLEEKTNQITATMKQLEQRLQEAERHRTSAEEGTRRFKLDFANKADSLQRQIEHKEKQLQQLETDLKIEREWRQTLQNDLHREKDTVAQLGTEALQINGLKKEFHRLQDENIQLKNICEDQEQALEELGSKLSESKLRIEDIKEANKALQGGQVWLKDKDATHCKMCEKEFSISRRKHHCRNCGEIFCNSCSDNELPLPASPKPVRVCDTCHALLLQRCSSNPT; from the exons ATGGCATCGAGCGCGGAGCATGACCTGGCTCTGTCTGAGGCGGACAGCAGCAAGGAGAAAACTCATGTTTTCGGGGTTTTGAGGCTGCAAGAAGACAAGACGGCTGGTGGGGAGAAGGCTAGCAGCAGCACGGTGAGGGGTGGAGGCGGTGGAGGAGACGGGCGATGGCAGGCTCCTATCTTCGCTTTGGCTAGGAAAGCGTCCGAGACTATTTCGGGAAGCATTCACGTCCTGCCCAAAGTGTCGGAACACAGAACGTCGCTGCCCGGGGACTGGACCATTCAAG CTTTGCGAGACCCCATGGCCATGGAGCGCACCAACCTGCTGAACATGGCCAAACTGAGCATCAAAGGGCTGATCGAGTCAGCGCTGAGCTTCGGACGAACTCTGGATTCGGACTACCCACCTCTCCAGCAGTTTTTTGTGGTCATGGAGCACTGTCTAAAACATGGCCTTAAAG TGAAGAAGTCGTTCCTGGGTTATAATAAGTCACTATGGGGGCCTTTGGAGCTGGTGGAGAAGCTTTGTCCTGAAGCAGCTGAGATCTCCGCTTCGGTTCGAGATCTACCAGGACTGAA GACTCCATTAGGCAGAGCCAGAGCATGGCTCCGCCTGGCTCTTATGCAGAAACGGCTGGCCGATTACCTGCGCTTGCTCATCACTCGCAAAGACCTGCTTAG TGATTTCTATGAGACTTCAGCCCTGATGCTCGAGGAAGAGGGAGCTGTGATTGTAGGCTTGTTGGTGGGCCTCAATGTGATTGATGCTAACCTGTGCGTCAAAGGAGAGGACCTGGACTCTCAG GTTGGGGTGATTGACTTCTCTATGTACCTGAAAAATGACATTGATGACTACAGAAGTGAGGAGAG GAACAGCCAAATAGCTTCCATTTTGGATCAGAAGAACTATGTGGAGGAATTAAACCGCCAGCTGAA TTCCACAGTTCATGGTCTTCAAGGCAGAGTGGATAATTTAGAGAAGTCCAACTCCAAACTCATTGAGGAG TTGGCCATAGCGAAGAACAACATCATCAAACTGCAGGAGGAGAACCAGCAACTGAGGAGTGAAAACAATCTGATTCTGCTCAAAGCACAACAACACTTAGAG GTAACACAAGGAGACGTGTCGGTGGAGAGGGACACGTACAAACAGTCCCGTCAGGGGTTGGACGAGATGTACAATGAGGCCAGGAGACAGCTGAAGGAGGAGTGTCAGCTCAGACAG GATGTGGAGAATGAATTGGTTGTCCAGGTGTCCATGAAACAGGAAATGGAGCTCGCCATGAAGCTTCTGGAGAAGGACATCCATGAAAAGCAG GACACACTGATCGGGCTGAGAAATCAGCTGGACGAAGTAAAAGCCATCAATGTAGAGATGTACCAGAAGATGCAGGTACAG TCGTCCAATgaggagatgaagaagaagaatgacGTGATCAGTCGTCTGGAGGAGAAAACCAACCAGATCACTGCCACCATGAAGCAGCTGGAGCAGAG ATTACAGGAGGCAGAGAGGCACCGCACCTCAGCTGAGGAAGGAACCCGCCGCTTCAAGTTGGACTTTGCCAACAAGGCCGACAGCCTGCAGCGGCAGATTGAACACAAGGAGAAGCAGCT CCAGCAGCTGGAGACGGACCTGAAGATAGAAAGGGAGTGGAGACAGACGTTACAAAATGATCTGCACAGAGAGAAAGACACGGTGGCACAACTCGGCACTGAGGCGCTGCAGATCAACGGACTGAAAAAG GAGTTCCATCGTCTTCAGGACGAAAACATTCAGTTGAAGAACATCTGTGAGGACCAAGAACAAGCTTTGGAGGAACTCGGCTCTAAACTCAGCGA atcaAAACTGAGAATTGAAGACATCAAAGAAGCCAACAAAGCTCTGCAG GGTGGACAGGTTTGGTTGAAGGACAAAGACGCCACTCACTGCAAAATGTGTGAAAAGGAGTTCTCCATATCAAGACGAAAG CACCACTGCAGGAACTGTGGGGAGATTTTCTGTAACAGCTGCTCCGACAATGAGCTCCCCCTACCCGCATCCCCCAAACCCGTGAGAGTGTGTGACACCTGCCACGCTTTACTCCTCCAGCGATGCTCCTCCAATCCAACGTGA